One Brassica napus cultivar Da-Ae chromosome A5, Da-Ae, whole genome shotgun sequence DNA window includes the following coding sequences:
- the LOC106345648 gene encoding receptor-like cytosolic serine/threonine-protein kinase RBK2, producing MICLNILSYYSCRYSPKYSSYVTEEDSNDLNHTPKHKRTNVLLTNSASTHDLRRQEVEKEKQDTNSPRGALEACLTRCSISSTSSSLDDPPPNREATENANADAEAGGKNHRASSNWGKFFKHWKRKSMKRLSSFPPLAHRRNKNVDQHIDGLNVHDIYDFQSSLHSFSITDLEIATDNFSPENIIGRGGYAEVYQGILPEGKLIAVKRLIKGTPDEQTAEFLSELGIIAHVDHPNTAKFIGCCIDGGMHLVFWLSPLGSLGSLLHGPSKDKLTWNRRYKVALGTADGLMYLHEGCQRRIIHRDIKADNILLTEDFQPQICDFGLAKWLPKQLTHHNVSKFEGTFGYFAPEYFMHGIVDEKTDVFAFGVLLLELITGHPALDDSQQSLVLWAKPLLEKKEITQLVDSSLGDEYNVEELSRLTSTASLCIEQSSLLRPRMSQVVELLLGQGGVDMTLREDKRNMMQRTYSEDLLDSIEYNSTKYLGDLDHIREVALAS from the exons ATGATATGTCTGAATATTCTTTCATACTACTCTTGCAGGTACAGCCCAAAATATTCAAGTTATGTCACTGAAGAAGATTCAAACGACCTGAACCATACTCCAAAACACAAAAGAACCAACGTTTTGCTCACTAATTCTGCTTCAACTCACG ATCTGAGACGTCAAGAGGTAGAGAAAGAGAAGCAAGATACTAACTCACCGAGAGGAGCCCTAGAAGCCTGCTTAACACGATGCTCAATCTCCTCCACCTCTTCCTCCTTAGACGATCCTCCTCCAAACAGAGAAGCTACTGAAAACGCAAACGCAGACGCAGAAGCAGGTGGTAAGAATCACAGAGCATCTTCTAATTGGGGAAAGTTCTTCAAACATTGGAAACGCAAATCCATGAAACGCCTCTCTTCCTTTCCTCCATTAGCACATAGACGCAATAAAAACGTAGATCAGCACATAGACGGTCTAAACGTTCACGACATCTACGACTTTCAATCATCTCTACACAGCTTCTCAATCACTGACCTAGAAATCGCAACTGATAACTTCAGCCCCG AAAATATAATCGGAAGAGGCGGTTACGCAGAGGTTTACCAAGGGATTCTACCAGAAGGGAAGCTAATCGCTGTGAAACGTCTCATAAAAGGCACACCAGACGAGCAGACAGCTGAGTTTTTGTCCGAACTAGGGATTATAGCTCATGTTGATCATCCTAACACGGCCAAGTTCATTGGTTGTTGCATCGACGGTGGAATGCATCTCGTTTTCTGGCTATCTCCTCTTGGAAGCCTAGGCTCTCTCCTACATG GACCTTCAAAAGATAAGCTGACTTGGAACAGACGTTACAAGGTAGCGTTAGGAACAGCAGATGGACTAATGTATCTACACGAGGGTTGTCAAAGACGTATCATCCATCGAGACATCAAAGCTGACAACATCCTCCTCACTGAGGATTTTCAACCGCAGATATGCGATTTCGGATTAGCCAAATGGCTTCCTAAGCAGTTGACGCACCACAACGTATCCAAATTCGAAGGAACATTTGG GTACTTTGCGCCGGAATATTTCATGCACGGAATTGTCGATGAGAAGACCGATGTTTTCGCCTTTGGAGTTCTTCTATTGGAGCTTATAACCGGCCATCCTGCTCTTGACGATTCTCAGCAGAGCCTTGTCTTATGG GCGAAGCCGTTACTAGAAAAGAAAGAGATAACGCAATTGGTGGATTCGTCTCTTGGAGATGAGTATAACGTAGAAGAGCTTAGCCGGTTAACTTCCACAGCTTCTTTATGCATAGAGCAGTCTTCTCTTCTACGACCCCGGATGAGCCAG GTTGTGGAATTATTATTAGGTCAAGGAGGTGTTGATATGACTCTAAGAGAAGACAAGAGAAATATGATGCAACGTACGTATTCTGAAGATTTATTAGATAGTATAGAATATAACTCAACTAAGTACTTGGGAGATCTTGATCACATTCGAGAGGTTGCTTTAGCTTCttga
- the LOC106453059 gene encoding gibberellin receptor GID1A, whose protein sequence is MAASDEVNLIDSKTVVPLNTWVLISTFKLSYNLLRRSDGTFNRHLAEYLDRKVTANANPEDGVFSFDVVIDRATSLLSRVYRPAYADQEGGPVSVLDLEKPLDNEIVPVILFFHGGSFAHSSSNSKIYDTLCRRLVGACSCVVVSVNYRRAPESPYPCAYDDGWTALNWVNTRGWLRSKKDSKVRVFLAGDSSGGNIVHNVALKAGEAGIDVLGNVLLNPMFGGEERTESEKRLDGKYFVTVRDRDWYWKAFLPEGEDREHPACNPFGARAKSLRGLRFPKSLVVVAGLDLIQDWQLAYAEGLERAGKEVRLVHLEKATIGFYLLPNNSYFHSVMDEIAAFVNAES, encoded by the exons ATGGCAGCGAGCGATGAAGTTAATCTTATTGATAGCAAG ACAGTGGTTCCTCTCAACACATGGGTTCTAATCTCAACCTTCAAACTATCCTACAACCTCCTCCGTCGATCAGACGGAACGTTCAACCGCCACTTAGCCGAGTACCTTGACCGTAAAGTCACCGCAAACGCCAACCCTGAAGACGGCGTGTTCTCATTCGACGTGGTGATAGACCGAGCCACCAGCCTCCTAAGCAGAGTCTATAGACCAGCTTACGCAGACCAAGAGGGAGGACCTGTTAGTGTCTTAGACCTCGAGAAGCCCCTTGATAACGAGATAGTCCCTGTGATACTGTTCTTCCACGGAGGCAGTTTTGCTCACTCCTCATCCAACAGCAAGATCTACGACACTCTCTGCCGCAGACTCGTCGGCGCTTGCAGCTGCGTTGTCGTCTCTGTGAACTACCGCCGCGCGCCTGAAAGCCCTTACCCTTGTGCTTATGATGATGGCTGGACGGCTCTCAACTGGGTGAACACGAGGGGTTGGCTTAGGTCCAAGAAAGACTCGAAGGTTCGTGTTTTTTTAGCTGGAGATAGCTCAGGTGGGAACATAGTGCACAACGTAGCTTTAAAGGCAGGTGAAGCGGGGATTGACGTTTTAGGGAACGTTTTGTTGAATCCTATGTTCGGTGGGGAGGAGAGGACTGAGTCTGAGAAGCGTCTGGATGGGAAGTACTTTGTGACGGTTAGGGACCGTGATTGGTATTGGAAAGCGTTTTTGCCTGAAGGGGAAGATAGAGAGCATCCTGCTTGTAACCCGTTTGGGGCAAGAGCGAAGAGCTTAAGAGGGTTGAGGTTTCCCAAGAGTCTTGTCGTTGTGGCGGGTTTGGATTTGATTCAGGATTGGCAGTTAGCTTATGCGGAAGGGCTTGAGAGAGCGGGGAAAGAGGTTAGGCTTGTGCATTTGGAGAAAGCTACTATTGGGTTCTACCTGTTGCCTAATAATAGTTATTTTCATAGTGTTATGGATGAGATTGCTGCGTTTGTGAACGCGGAGAGTTGA
- the LOC106453058 gene encoding myosin-11-like yields the protein MAKKKGTRKSNATVNDTQQNHDEKAATKLIRQSSMEEDQDHHEEKVQNLKSLNAMLVKQTVEKRQQIDSLASAKSELETELARYGGELDQVSDENLGLRMELGLVMEFVGCRFREMGVGVERLVRERDVIKKEEVNKLKESVVVLVEKEASLEKEIEGLKREKNEMEIVKSDQRGEIEELERKLGEVSDTVESLRKEEKVLRGVVVRLEKDLDESVEKERVMMVEIDVIGKEKMVKEAELERLVEEKSLVEKQMEMVNVQCLEKEKLIDQLCGEKVEIEERVVSGEAKRVELNQKVDELERAVAALRKDCVDRTETNEKLQCKVGELRDALWQVEVEREEAGKALDEEKRHGEVLKADVSKSEKMIETTLEELEKVKIERESLSTAKNDLEKQSKSLKSEKAVLEKKLLELTKAIESAGMEAKRSLVMLKSAASAVSQSDSEQQKQENGAESYALELESIEKAFKNKENIIEEMKKEAETMKQSTEEAHKKKSFWTVVSSVTTIFAAASFAYASRTR from the coding sequence ATGGCCAAGAAGAAAGGGACGCGTAAGAGTAACGCCACCGTTAACGATACTCAGCAAAACCACGACGAGAAAGCCGCTACTAAGCTTATCCGGCAGTCTTCCATGGAAGAAGACCAAGACCACCACGAGGAGAAGGTCCAGAACCTGAAGTCTCTCAACGCGATGCTCGTCAAACAGACGGTTGAGAAGCGGCAGCAGATCGATTCGCTCGCCAGTGCCAAGAGCGAGCTGGAGACGGAGCTGGCTCGCTACGGCGGCGAGTTGGATCAGGTTAGCGACGAGAATCTGGGGCTGAGGATGGAGCTGGGGTTGGTTATGGAGTTCGTCGGGTGTAGGTTTAGAGAGATGGGCGTTGGAGTGGAGAGGTTGGTTAGGGAGAGGGATGTGATCAAGAAGGAGGAGGTGAATAAATTGAAGGAGAGTGTGGTTGTGCTGGTGGAGAAGGAAGCGAGTTTGGAGAAGGAGATTGAGGGGTTGAAGAGAGAAAAGAATGAGATGGAGATTGTAAAGAGTGATCAGAGAGGTGAAATCGAGGAGCTGGAGAGGAAGTTAGGCGAGGTGAGTGATACTGTGGAGAGTTTGAGGAAGGAAGAGAAGGTTTTGAGGGGTGTGGTTGTTAGGTTGGAGAAGGATCTTGATGAGTCTGTGGAGAAAGAGAGGGTGATGATGGTGGAGATTGATGTTATAGGGAAAGAGAAGATGGTTAAGGAAGCTGAGCTTGAGAGGTTAGTGGAGGAGAAGAGTTTAGTTGAGAAGCAGATGGAGATGGTTAATGTGCAGTgcttggagaaggagaagtTGATTGACCAGTTGTGTGGGGAGAAGGTTGAGATCGAGGAGCGTGTTGTTAGTGGGGAGGCAAAGCGTGTTGAGTTGAATCAAAAGGTTGATGAGCTAGAGCGTGCTGTTGCTGCGCTGCGAAAGGATTGTGTTGATCGAACCGAGACGAATGAGAAGCTTCAGTGTAAAGTTGGAGAGCTGAGGGATGCGCTTTGGCAGGTTGAGGTCGAGAGAGAGGAAGCTGGTAAGGCACTTGATGAGGAGAAGAGACACGGAGAGGTTCTCAAGGCAGATGTTTCAAAGTCAGAGAAGATGATTGAGACAACTCTAGAAGAGCTTGAGAAAGTTAAGATCGAGCGGGAGAGTTTATCTACAGCAAAGAATGATCTGGAGAAACAATCCAAATCATTGAAAAGCGAAAAGGCTGTCCTGGAAAAGAAGCTTCTAGAGCTCACAAAAGCTATAGAGTCCGCTGGAATGGAAGCAAAACGCAGCTTGGTGATGCTAAAGAGCGCCGCATCTGCTGTGTCGCAATCAGATAGCGAGCAGCAGAAGCAAGAAAACGGAGCAGAATCATATGCCTTGGAGCTAGAATCAATAGAGAAAGCgttcaagaacaaagagaacataatcgaggagatgaagaaagAAGCCGAGACAATGAAGCAGTCAACAGAAGAGGCGCACAAGAAGAAGAGCTTCTGGACAGTTGTTTCCTCCGTAACAACGATTTTTGCTGCTGCATCCTTTGCCTACGCCTCTAGAACTCGTTAA